CTTACTATGGTTGAATTAACATCCTGCAAGTGTCCGCAGTCAGAACATATCATATTCTGTTTCAAATCCGATTTGTTTTGGCAATTCCAACAAGCCGGGGAGGACGCAACTGCAAATTGTCGTACTTCAGGCAAACGAAAACGTTGAAACGGCTCTATATTTTTGGCAATAGGCGTGTGATTGGCTGCCCTCACAGCGTTTTTAAGCCCACTAATTACACTCCGCATTTTAAACACTAAATTTAACTATTTTATGGACAATCGAAACTTTTTGAAATTACACAAGCTGACAATAACAAAGAACAGCTGTTTTCTAACTAGTATGGCAACTCTCTTGAAACAGGGTTGTAGAgtaatcaatttttatatatcctttaaaaatgtacttttaagtaatttaataattttttaatatttaaaattaataaggaGATAATGGAGCAAAAATGAGTATCGTATTCAATCGTTTAAACAAATGTTAAACACACACTTTTATGTACATaagtataaatttatttccgaATGTGGCTTATAAACTAGGATTCAGGTGGCATATCCTTGAGTTAAATGGAGTCTTTGCGGTAGGCGCGATAGCTGTTCATCTCGTTGGGAAAGGTTTTGTACAGCTCCAGCAGCAGGTTCGACTTGAACTTCTTGAGGCTCTCGATCTTGCCCTTGACCTCCTCGTTCTTGGCCAGGGCCTTCTCCACGCAGTCCTTGGTGTACAGCTGGGGATTCTTGTCCTGGTCGATGTAGTCGAAGAACACTTCGAAGGGCACATAGACGTCCTGCACCTGCGAGCGGAGCTTGTCGATCTCCTGCAGGCCGGTTACCAAGCTGTTGCTATAgagtaatatatattaatacatgaatgcaaatattttaaccataatttatcttttttttacatcttttGGTTGAGTACGTTCTGACCCTGGGGCTGAAAGTCGCTGACAATGATGCGGATCTGGCGCACGTTCTCGATGAACATCTCCAGCTGGGTCTCGAGGTTCTCCAAAGGAGCAGACATTTTAAATGGTATTTTATGGTTCCTGTTCCTTATATTccctttatttgtttgttttcttgtggtgatatttttcttttcttctctGTTCTTCTTCTTCTCCAAACCACCGAGCGACCAGGGCTGCTGTAACGCACTTATGAGCATTGGATTTATCGATAACAATAATATAGCGCGGCCACACTGCTTGACGCAcacttttttgttaaaaagtgtgatttattttttaaaacaacaaaaaacttgGTAATTGCTTAAGTAGCTGccataatatattaaaattaggaAACCAGAATGTCAGATGGTGATTTGGATGCCTTACGCGCCCAGCGCATGTCCCAAATGCAGTCGCAATTTGTAAGTAAAGTATTCTGATGGCAGCCAAACCGGCTGGATTCCTCTAGAGAATTCTAAAAATAACCATAACTAAGAGAAAATATTAgctatttaaatgaaaaataactAATATGTGTAGATAACTAGAGAATTGTTtactttgattatttttaattctctGTAAACAATGTCTGAAAGTTCCTATGAGTCATCTTGGGCTGAGACACCTGTTCCTTAAAAGCCCTATCCTTCGATGACCTTTCACCCTTTTCTCTTTTTcagggcggcggcggaggtAATGATGCGGAAAAGCAACAAGCCCAGCAGGAGCAGATGCGCGCCCAGGAGGAGATGAAGCACTCGATATTATCCCAAGTTCTGGACCAGCAGGCCAGGGCAAGACGTAAGGGCATTGCACCCTCCTGACCTCATAGATATTTATCAAAGATCACTTTTATTCCCCCACAGTGAACACCCTCAAAGTCAGCAAGCCGGAGAAGGCGCAAATGTTCGAGAACATGGTCATCCGCATGGCCCAGATGGGTCAGGTGCGCGGAAAACTCGATGACGCCCAGTTTGTTAGCATCCTCGAGAGCGTCAATGCCCAGATGCCACAGAGCAAGTCCTCCGTGAAGTACGATCGCCGTCGGGCGGCCATCGACAGCGACGATGACGAGGATTACGGCTGCTGATCCATCTAAAATCCCGCCCAGCTTCTAATTTAAGTTACCCCCGCTCTTCGCATCCGCTAAATCATGTTTATTACTTTTACTAActtaaaacgataaaaaaaagaGACTCAGACGCACGAATGCGCATGGATTTCTTTGTGTCAAATGGCGGATCCTTAAGCGGTTTGGAAGTTCTCGCCCAGCGGACATAGGACTAGATTTGGCTTACATTTAGATGCGGTAGAAAAGTTGATCTAGGGGATGGGAGCGGGACCTGCTACGACTCCTCACGTGAGATTTTCTTAATTTCGTACTCCTTTTGGTTTGcaaaaatggtttttggttCCTCCTCGGAAATTCACTTCGAGATCATCTTTCTTACTTTCTTTATCAGGAATTCCGTCTCATCCTCTTACTCCTTCTTTTCGTGATCTTCATCTGAATCCTCTTCGGTGACCAAGCAATCGCCACAGAAAATGGAATACATAATGAGCGAGAGGAATCCCAGCGGCAGGCCGAAAATGACAGTGGTCAGCACGGGATTTCCCAGCCACATATCCCGCAGAGCTCTTCGAACCTCGAAAAGCGCGCGATTCAAACGCACGAAATACGTGTCTCCTCCATAGGCGATAGCACTCTCATTCCTGATGGATTCCAGGAACAGGTGCAGTGCCTGCGGGGTCATCTGCATGGGATCATCGTCGGGAATGAAGTGGTGCTGGGTGCTCGAGTTAATCGCTATCAAATGCGGCGTGGGCAGTTGATCCAGAATGATGGAATGTGCGATGGATGGTTCACCAATCTGAAAGGTGCAACTTCCATTAGTTCATAATAGATAAAGATAAAGATTATTCCTTACCCATCCAAATTGAAACTTGTCGTGATATCGCGCCCTGTGCTTCCTTATCACGCCCTCGACCATGTCCCGGAACTCCAGCTCATGGGTGGCTATCTGATTGAGCTTATCCTCCTGCACCACAGCCAGAACCAGATACTTGTTCGTCTTGAGCAGCTGATGGATGTTAAATCGCGTGACCTTCGGGAAGAGCGTGAACCTCTCCACGTTGACCCACTGGAAAACGGTCTCGTTCACTTCGTTGGGGTCCATTTCGTGGGCCAAGTGACCGTGCGGATAGAAGTGATGCTGCTCCTCCTTGTAGACTATAACCGCTGGCAGCTTCTCAAAGTCAAAGTGCTGGGCAGCGATATCCTCGCTGGTGGCGTAGAAGAATCCATGCTCCTGGTAGCCCTCGGCGGCAGCATAGTATGTGTCCCACACCACGCCCTCCTGCTGACCCACGAAGATAAAGAAGATCGTATGGGAGCCCTTCAGCATGTCCACACTTTCGGTTCGAGTGACCAGCTGAACTGGAGGACCAGACATCCTCAAGGCATAGTCCACCAGCTCATCACGGCCACGATCTCCGTTGTAGACGAACTCCATGTTGCCCTTGATGAACATGATGGTGGGGTAGCCACGAACCTGGAGGAGAGGCGATTTTAGAACTGTTTCTGGTTACATCTAGATGGAGATCCCACCTTGAACTCTTTTGCTGCCGCCGGGTACTTTGTGCAATCCAGGCGACCCACTCGCACATTGGTGGCATGAAGTGCCTGGGCCACCAGGGCGAAGATGGGCTCTGTTTTCTTGCAGTAGCCGCACCATGGGGCATAGAATAGAACAAGCCACTGCCCCTCGTGTCTCACGTCGATGAAGCGGTCGCTGAGTTCCAGAACCCTCGAGGAAATCGCCGTGGAGCCGAAGGTCACGAACAGAGCTGtcgaataagtaaataattaattggTGCCTCGGGATTCccttctaatttatttaccactAAGGAGGCAGAAGGTCCACACAGAATTTGGAGACATCTTTGCAACTGCTCTTATTTGTACTTCCAAGTGTTATTCTATCGCTGCTCCTCTGCTATATCATGCTTTgtaatgtattatttttgctttaacttaatttaattagttgATTGGTTTAATTTTCAGCtggaaaatatttcctttaaaccgctgcaacaacaaaagaaaacattagCGAAAAACCACCCCCGCCTTTAGAGTGACCGTTTGCtgtaggtataaaaatacggaaaattattataagataCACTTTAACCCTTAAAGTTactatttaaatagttttgagctatttatttttgaaagagAAATACGGAACTCAAATGATTACActtacatataaatatatgatatTGTATGATTTTCTAGCACTAACAGTGGCAGCATAAAGGTTAATCTGGTATTTTTTCGCATGAATGGCAGCACTCGCGGTTTGTTTACTACGCGCATTTGACCATCTGGCAACTCCCAGCACACACGTGCAGCCCCAGAGGAATTTCGTTGCAGttttttttgcttaatttaACGCGATTTATCAATTGTTTTAACTAAATACAATGTCGATTAATGGCAGGAAGGAACCCCAGGGCGGGGGCAAGCAACAGTTGCACAATGTTCGCTTCTACACGATAAAACCGAGTGGCATTGTCAGCATGGCCTACAGTAAATCGAGCAAGTTCCTCGCTTTGAGTCGgtaaaatatacataattaACGATAAACTTAATATAATTATGAAAAGTACTAACACTTACACTCTCCTCCAGTCAAGTCCTCGTGCTGGAGCTGTGGAACTTGGAACACGCTCCCTATCTGGATCGGGTAATCCACCTGCCGATCGGTTCGCCAATAGAGTCTCTCGCTTGGGCGGGAAATCGTCTGTTTTCCGTGGATCTCGGTGGTAAACTTATCGAGTGGGATTGGGTAAACCTTAAGCCACGGTACGAGCACTCGCCCACCGGCAATGCCCTCTGGAGTCTGGACGTAAACCCCGCGGGAACTGAATTGGCCGTGGGTTCCGAGGAGGGACACATCAACCTCCTGAGCATCGAGAACGACGAGATCACCTATAAGTCCATTTTTAACAAGCAAAACGGCCGCGTTCTCTGCCTAAAATTTGATAAGACGGGAACGAAACTGGTGACCGGCACCGAGGGATTTGTGCGCATTTGGAACGTCCTCAAGGGAACCACTCTTCACACCATGACTCTCTCCAGTAAGGATGTGATTGTTTGGTCGCTGCAGTTCCTGTCGGATAATACGATTATTGCCGGCGATTCGGCGGGGTATGTGACCGTTTGGAATGCAGAGAATGGTACACAGATCGACCATACCCAAGTTCTGGACAAGAACGTATTCTCCTTGGCTGTAAACGAAAAGGAGGATCGATTGGTCTGCTGCGGAATGCGCCCACCGCTCATTAGGATTTTCAGCAAGACACAGATCAAGCGGGAGGAGTCCACTAGTGAGCGTTGGATCAAGTATCTGCAACGCGGTGTCCACAAACACTATGTGAGATCCCTGCTAGTAATAGATGGACAGATATTCTCCGGAGGCTTGGATGGTATATTGACCGTTACTAACAGCGAAAGAATGGGGGCACATGTATCGCGACATGGTCCCTTCGTCAAGGGGCCCGTAGCTTCATTGGCCCCCAGCAAAAAGCTTTTACTCCTACGTTATGCCGTAAGCTTGCACCTGTGGCGCTTGGGTTCTGCAGCTCCCCAAGACAAGGATAAGAAAAAAGAATGGGGACAGCCACTTGGTGGCTCGGAGGAACTTGTTTTGGAGCAACCTCCAAAGAAACTACTTCaattaaatgtcaaaaagcgAAACTTCATCCAAGCTTCAGCCATTTCGCCCGATGCAAAATGGATTTGCTACTCTACTTTAACTGAACtccgtttaaaccgtttgcaGATTAATCCCCTGCAGGTGGAGCGTCTGATGGACCTCAGagttgcaccagccagtcaCATCATCTTCACCAAGCAGGACGGACTAGCGCTGCTGCATCCCAAAAATAACCATCTTAGTTGGTTTACCCTAAAGGAAGATGGGGCTACCTTCAAATCCGAAGTGGATTTGAGTGACCATTGTAAAAGTATCATAAGCCATCTAGTGGTTTCCACAGGTGCCGATTACCTGGTGGCAGGAACCGTGGATAAGACAATATCGGTTTGGAGCCTTCAAGGGAAACAGTACAAACACCTGCTGAATTTGCCGAGGCACCTAGCGGGAATCACAGCCTTAGCCATGCACGAGGATCATCCCCGAGTGGTGGTGGCCTACGCGAATGGCCAGATAGTGGAGTACGATCTGGCCAATCGGATCTTCACCTGTGAAACTGAAGAGTACCTGATACCGGACAC
This window of the Drosophila biarmipes strain raj3 chromosome 3L, RU_DBia_V1.1, whole genome shotgun sequence genome carries:
- the LOC108035516 gene encoding mediator of RNA polymerase II transcription subunit 10, yielding MLISALQQPWSLGGLEKKKNREEKKNITTRKQTNKGNIRNRNHKIPFKMSAPLENLETQLEMFIENVRQIRIIVSDFQPQGQNVLNQKINSLVTGLQEIDKLRSQVQDVYVPFEVFFDYIDQDKNPQLYTKDCVEKALAKNEEVKGKIESLKKFKSNLLLELYKTFPNEMNSYRAYRKDSI
- the LOC108035518 gene encoding programmed cell death protein 5 — translated: MSDGDLDALRAQRMSQMQSQFGGGGGNDAEKQQAQQEQMRAQEEMKHSILSQVLDQQARARLNTLKVSKPEKAQMFENMVIRMAQMGQVRGKLDDAQFVSILESVNAQMPQSKSSVKYDRRRAAIDSDDDEDYGC
- the LOC108034422 gene encoding protein disulfide-isomerase TMX3, producing MSPNSVWTFCLLSALFVTFGSTAISSRVLELSDRFIDVRHEGQWLVLFYAPWCGYCKKTEPIFALVAQALHATNVRVGRLDCTKYPAAAKEFKVRGYPTIMFIKGNMEFVYNGDRGRDELVDYALRMSGPPVQLVTRTESVDMLKGSHTIFFIFVGQQEGVVWDTYYAAAEGYQEHGFFYATSEDIAAQHFDFEKLPAVIVYKEEQHHFYPHGHLAHEMDPNEVNETVFQWVNVERFTLFPKVTRFNIHQLLKTNKYLVLAVVQEDKLNQIATHELEFRDMVEGVIRKHRARYHDKFQFGWIGEPSIAHSIILDQLPTPHLIAINSSTQHHFIPDDDPMQMTPQALHLFLESIRNESAIAYGGDTYFVRLNRALFEVRRALRDMWLGNPVLTTVIFGLPLGFLSLIMYSIFCGDCLVTEEDSDEDHEKKE
- the LOC108035624 gene encoding U3 small nucleolar RNA-associated protein 4 homolog, translating into MSINGRKEPQGGGKQQLHNVRFYTIKPSGIVSMAYSKSSKFLALSRQVLVLELWNLEHAPYLDRVIHLPIGSPIESLAWAGNRLFSVDLGGKLIEWDWVNLKPRYEHSPTGNALWSLDVNPAGTELAVGSEEGHINLLSIENDEITYKSIFNKQNGRVLCLKFDKTGTKLVTGTEGFVRIWNVLKGTTLHTMTLSSKDVIVWSLQFLSDNTIIAGDSAGYVTVWNAENGTQIDHTQVLDKNVFSLAVNEKEDRLVCCGMRPPLIRIFSKTQIKREESTSERWIKYLQRGVHKHYVRSLLVIDGQIFSGGLDGILTVTNSERMGAHVSRHGPFVKGPVASLAPSKKLLLLRYAVSLHLWRLGSAAPQDKDKKKEWGQPLGGSEELVLEQPPKKLLQLNVKKRNFIQASAISPDAKWICYSTLTELRLNRLQINPLQVERLMDLRVAPASHIIFTKQDGLALLHPKNNHLSWFTLKEDGATFKSEVDLSDHCKSIISHLVVSTGADYLVAGTVDKTISVWSLQGKQYKHLLNLPRHLAGITALAMHEDHPRVVVAYANGQIVEYDLANRIFTCETEEYLIPDTKHYPIRGINLDPTNPNVFLVNTETDLYVLERNYDFEPKEQVIKKKTKKLSKETRSSVAANPKSLTLKTQLPRQHLVHVSRLSPNELVNVSISTNNMLAPLPRPYKRKTFGTG